A genomic region of Arachis hypogaea cultivar Tifrunner chromosome 5, arahy.Tifrunner.gnm2.J5K5, whole genome shotgun sequence contains the following coding sequences:
- the LOC112802241 gene encoding glycosyltransferase BC10 has product MYNNHNSITCKYQNQSSHFIIHHCQMTMMKKNNKEQQQQHLNNTCSHQQLYLLNFFSYVLVFGFGLLIGITLTLSLKTTFNFSLRNITFQLQHSLPPPPPQISTNKLSMNSSSLVINNNTNKRVVNNTTRIGLREFLKAPREAMHDMSEEELLWRASIAPKIHKTPFNYTPKVAFMFLTKGPLPLAPLWERFFKGINQQFYSIYVHPLPSFNGTFNQTPVFHGRTIPSKEVKWGENSMIEAERRLLANALLDFSNQRFVLLSESCIPLFNFSTIYTYLINTPQTFVEAYDDPSDVGRGRYSPKMRPQIRLSQWRKGSQWFQIDRALAVDMVADRQYFPVFQKFCKPQCYSDEHYLPTMVSIRFWRKNSNRTLTKVDWSRGGPHPSRYIRFDVTIDFLEKLRYGTTCLYNGKITNVCHLFARKFTLHALDRLLRFAPKIMQFN; this is encoded by the exons ATGTATAATAATCACAACTCCATTACTTGTAAATACCAAAACCAATCTTCTCACTTCATCATTCATCATTGCCAAATGACAATGATGAAGAAGAATAAcaaggaacaacaacaacaacatttgAATAATACTTGTTCTCACCAACAACTCTATCTCCTAAACTTCTTCTCCTATGTTCTTGTCTTTGGCTTTGGCTTACTCATTGGAATCACTCTCACTTTATCCCTCAAAACCACTTTCAATTTCTCCCTCAGAAACATTACTTTCCAACTCCAAcactctcttcctcctcctcctcctcaaatCTCAACCAACAAGCTTTCCATGAATTCATCATCATTGGTGATCAATAATAATACTAACAAAAGGGTAGTCAATAACACAACAAGAATTGGTTTGAGGGAGTTCTTGAAGGCACCAAGAGAGGCCATGCATGACATGAGTGAAGAAGAGTTGTTGTGGAGAGCATCAATTGCTCCCAAAATCCATAAGACACCGTTCAATTACACACCAAAGGTTGCATTCATGTTCTTGACAAAAGGGCCTTTGCCATTGGCTCCTCTTTGGGAAAGATTCTTCAAAGGCATCAATCAACAATTCTACTCTATCTATGTTCATCCTTTACCTTCTTTCAATGGAACATTCAACCAAACCCCTGTTTTTCATGgccgaacaatccccagcaag GAGGTAAAATGGGGTGAAAATAGCATGATAGAGGCAGAGAGACGCCTACTAGCAAATGCACTTCTTGATTTCTCCAACCAaagatttgttcttctttcaGAGTCATGCATTCCTCTCTTCAATTTCTCAACCATATACACATACCTCATCAACACACCTCAAACCTTTGTGGAGGCCTATGATGATCCAAGTGATGTAGGCCGTGGAAGATATAGCCCAAAAATGAGGCCACAAATTAGGCTTTCCCAATGGAGGAAAGGCTCCCAATGGTTCCAAATCGACCGTGCCCTCGCCGTTGACATGGTCGCCGACCGCCAGTACTTCCCGGTGTTTCAAAAGTTTTGCAAGCCTCAATGCTACAGTGATGAACATTACTTGCCCACAATGGTTAGTATCAGATTTTGGAGGAAGAACTCTAATAGGACATTAACAAAGGTTGATTGGTCAAGGGGTGGACCTCATCCATCAAGGTACATAAGGTTTGATGTCACTATTGATTTTTTGGAGAAATTAAGGTATGGAACTACATGTTTGTACAATGGAAAGATCACCAATGTTTGTCATTTGTTTGCAAGGAAGTTCACCCTTCATGCTTTGGATAGATTGTTGAGGTTTGCTCCAAAGATAATGCAATTCAATTGA